A window of Proteobacteria bacterium CG1_02_64_396 contains these coding sequences:
- a CDS encoding tetraacyldisaccharide 4'-kinase, which translates to MGRQKQERNGGFLVHWEAIIPHLFTPIPRGADVPLHQTLERWWQGGHPPWWGGLLLPASHLYGWIAHQRNRRYDRHPPSPLEGVVVSIGNITVGGSGKTPVTIDLTRHLQKRGLKVVVVSRGYGGSGRGEICLEDLSPTEQATVGGDEPTLIHRSTGAPVVVGAQRAAACRLALRRYRPDLIVLDDALQHRAVHRDLNVVVVGRSGWGNGHYLPAGPLREPVVDALARCDWVVHFGPLPPDCTGLPATAAATTAGPWCDGNLTPCPPPPSGTTVTLYSAIAQPERVVATLAQQGIGVAARITQRDHAHPGPRQWRAIDQRPTPLWVTTAKDAVRLPPERQADPALKVVTLELIWDPSPLIDQIAHRVASRSF; encoded by the coding sequence ATGGGTCGCCAAAAACAAGAACGTAATGGCGGATTTTTGGTGCATTGGGAAGCTATCATCCCCCATCTGTTTACCCCCATCCCCCGTGGAGCCGACGTGCCATTGCATCAAACCCTGGAACGCTGGTGGCAGGGGGGGCACCCCCCCTGGTGGGGGGGATTGCTCCTACCGGCAAGCCACCTCTACGGCTGGATCGCCCACCAGCGCAACCGTCGTTACGACCGCCACCCCCCCTCACCCCTGGAGGGGGTGGTGGTGAGCATCGGCAACATCACGGTGGGAGGAAGTGGCAAAACCCCGGTGACCATCGACCTGACCCGGCATCTGCAAAAACGGGGTCTGAAGGTGGTGGTGGTCAGTCGGGGGTATGGGGGCAGTGGTCGTGGGGAGATCTGTTTGGAGGATCTGTCCCCTACCGAACAGGCGACGGTGGGGGGGGACGAACCGACCCTGATCCACCGCAGCACCGGCGCTCCGGTGGTGGTGGGGGCCCAACGTGCAGCGGCCTGCCGTTTGGCCCTGCGCCGCTACCGCCCCGACCTCATTGTGCTCGACGATGCCCTGCAACACCGGGCGGTACACCGTGACCTGAACGTGGTGGTGGTGGGGCGTAGCGGTTGGGGCAATGGCCACTACCTTCCGGCGGGGCCGCTGCGCGAGCCGGTGGTCGATGCCCTCGCCCGCTGCGACTGGGTGGTCCACTTTGGCCCTCTCCCCCCTGATTGCACCGGATTACCCGCCACCGCCGCCGCCACCACCGCTGGCCCCTGGTGCGACGGCAACTTAACCCCCTGCCCCCCCCCGCCCTCCGGCACCACCGTCACCCTGTACAGCGCCATCGCCCAGCCCGAACGGGTGGTGGCCACCCTGGCGCAGCAGGGAATCGGCGTGGCTGCTCGGATCACGCAGCGCGATCACGCCCACCCCGGCCCCCGGCAATGGCGCGCCATCGACCAACGCCCCACCCCCCTGTGGGTGACCACCGCCAAAGATGCGGTGCGTCTGCCCCCCGAGCGGCAAGCCGACCCCGCTCTGAAGGTGGTGACCCTGGAATTGATCTGGGATCCCTCCCCCCTGATCGACCAGATTGCCCATCGGGTGGCCAGCCGGAGCTTTTGA
- a CDS encoding methionine synthase yields the protein MTRPDFLTRLRQAVLIADGGMGTMLQRENLDLQADFLGLENCSEILLETRPDIIAKIHRTYLLAGAEAIETNTFGSNRVVLAEYDIGAKAYNLSLLGAQIARAAADAVQAETDRPRYVLGSIGPGTKLPSLGHIAFDPLAAAYQEQIEGLIAGGSDALIVETCQDLLQIKAAVMGARRAFVATGKRLPVIAQVTMETTGTMLLGTEMPAALAALMALPEVEVIGMNCATGPQEMARHVKTLSEMCDRMLSVLPNAGLPILVDGQTVYPLGAEEFAAWQERFVHEDGVNMVGGCCGTTPDHIAALAARLTDAQPASRQPVFEPSASSLYRRETLRQENAVFAIGERTNANGSKKFRELLAAEDLDGMVEMAKEQVREGSHAIDVCAAYVGRDELADMDRLMARLAVDVTAPIVVDSTEIPVIEAALKRLGGKSIVNSINLEDGPERARQILTLCREYGAAVVALTIDETGMAKTAARKVEIAARLYQLAVEECGLPPGDLLFDPLTFTICTGQEDDFELAIETLEGIRQIRARFPEVQIVLGLSNISFGLKAAARQALNSVFLHHAVQAGMTSAIIHVSKILPLSRIGEEARSACEAMIFNRRSEGVEDPLHRLMALYEDAQLAESAATPPPKTVEERLIRRIVDGNRGGIENDLEQALTTYTPLHIINELLLEGMRVVGELFGKGEMQLPFVLQSAQTMKAAVSFLEPHMEKSDGKAKGTMVLATVKGDVHDIGKNLVDIILTNNGFRVVNLGIKQPVEAIIEAARAEQADAVGMSGLLVKSTVIMKENLEAMRAAGLAMPVALGGAALTRDFVEKDCRAVYPTTTYARDAFDGLRFMQAIERGEDPTVAAPPKAAAPKRETTPQKGPGLLERPEPEESTGLFKSRIAFDTPPPTPPFWGARIMESIPLDNFRTYLNETVLFRFQWGFRKGKSQSAEDYVQQIEQEVRPILNDLLRRVKAEKILAPQAAYGFWPANGDGDDLVLFDPEDPTQEIARFALPRQTREDGVCLADFVRPLSSGVRDVVGLQVVTVGQRVSDVARQWFEADQYQNYLYLHGLGVEMTEALAEFVHARIRAELGYAAQDDRDVKRVLKMHYRGARYSFGYPACPETGDQAKLLPLLGGEKLGLSLGEGDQLHPEMSTSAIVLVHPQARYFGV from the coding sequence ATGACCCGACCCGATTTTCTCACCCGCCTGCGTCAAGCCGTTCTCATCGCCGACGGCGGCATGGGGACCATGCTGCAACGGGAAAACCTCGACCTTCAGGCCGATTTTCTGGGGCTGGAAAACTGCTCGGAGATCCTGCTCGAAACCCGCCCCGACATCATCGCCAAGATCCACCGCACCTATCTGCTGGCGGGGGCCGAGGCGATTGAGACCAACACCTTTGGCTCCAACCGGGTGGTCCTCGCCGAATACGACATCGGCGCCAAGGCCTACAACCTAAGCCTGCTGGGGGCCCAGATCGCCCGCGCCGCCGCCGACGCGGTGCAGGCCGAAACCGATCGCCCCCGCTACGTGCTCGGCTCCATCGGCCCCGGCACCAAACTCCCCTCGCTGGGCCACATCGCCTTCGATCCCCTGGCGGCCGCCTACCAAGAGCAAATCGAAGGGTTGATCGCCGGGGGCTCGGACGCCCTGATCGTCGAGACTTGCCAAGACCTGCTGCAAATCAAGGCTGCGGTGATGGGGGCGCGGCGCGCCTTTGTCGCCACCGGCAAACGGCTGCCGGTCATCGCCCAGGTCACCATGGAGACCACCGGCACCATGCTGCTCGGCACCGAGATGCCGGCGGCGCTCGCCGCCCTGATGGCGCTACCCGAGGTCGAGGTGATCGGGATGAACTGCGCCACCGGTCCCCAGGAGATGGCCCGCCACGTCAAAACCCTGTCGGAGATGTGCGACCGGATGCTGTCGGTACTGCCCAACGCCGGACTCCCCATTTTGGTCGACGGCCAGACCGTCTACCCGCTCGGGGCCGAGGAGTTCGCCGCTTGGCAGGAGCGCTTCGTGCACGAGGACGGGGTCAACATGGTGGGCGGTTGCTGCGGCACCACCCCCGACCACATCGCAGCCCTCGCCGCCCGACTCACCGATGCCCAACCCGCTTCGCGCCAACCGGTGTTCGAGCCCTCGGCCAGCTCCCTCTACCGCCGCGAGACCTTGCGCCAAGAAAACGCTGTGTTCGCCATCGGCGAGCGGACCAACGCCAACGGCTCGAAGAAATTCCGCGAGCTGCTCGCCGCCGAGGATCTCGACGGCATGGTCGAGATGGCCAAGGAGCAGGTGCGCGAGGGATCCCACGCCATCGACGTCTGCGCCGCCTATGTGGGGCGCGACGAGCTGGCCGACATGGACCGGCTCATGGCGCGCCTGGCGGTCGACGTCACCGCCCCCATCGTGGTCGATTCGACCGAGATCCCGGTGATCGAGGCGGCCCTCAAGCGGCTGGGGGGCAAGAGCATCGTCAACTCGATCAATCTTGAGGACGGCCCCGAGCGGGCGCGGCAAATCCTTACCCTGTGCCGGGAATACGGCGCGGCGGTGGTGGCGTTGACCATCGACGAGACCGGCATGGCCAAGACGGCGGCGCGCAAGGTCGAGATCGCCGCGCGCCTCTACCAACTGGCGGTCGAGGAGTGCGGCCTGCCTCCCGGCGACCTGCTCTTCGATCCCCTGACCTTCACCATCTGCACCGGCCAAGAGGACGACTTCGAACTCGCCATCGAGACGCTGGAGGGGATTCGGCAAATCCGCGCCCGCTTCCCTGAGGTTCAGATCGTTCTGGGGCTATCGAACATCTCCTTCGGCCTTAAGGCGGCGGCCCGACAGGCGCTCAACTCGGTCTTCCTCCACCACGCCGTTCAGGCCGGTATGACCTCGGCGATCATCCACGTCAGCAAGATTTTGCCGCTGTCGCGCATCGGCGAAGAGGCCCGATCCGCCTGCGAGGCAATGATCTTCAACCGCCGCAGCGAGGGGGTCGAAGATCCGCTGCACCGGCTGATGGCGCTTTACGAGGACGCCCAACTGGCCGAATCGGCCGCGACGCCCCCCCCCAAAACGGTGGAGGAGCGGTTGATCCGCCGCATCGTCGACGGCAACCGGGGCGGCATCGAAAACGACCTGGAGCAGGCGCTCACCACCTACACGCCGCTGCACATCATCAACGAACTGCTGCTCGAAGGGATGCGGGTGGTGGGGGAGCTGTTCGGCAAAGGGGAGATGCAGTTGCCCTTCGTATTGCAATCGGCCCAAACCATGAAGGCGGCGGTCTCCTTTTTAGAGCCCCACATGGAAAAGAGCGACGGCAAGGCCAAGGGGACCATGGTGCTGGCGACCGTGAAGGGGGACGTGCACGACATCGGCAAAAACCTGGTCGACATCATCCTGACCAACAACGGCTTTCGGGTGGTCAACCTGGGGATCAAACAGCCGGTCGAGGCGATCATCGAGGCGGCCCGGGCCGAGCAGGCCGACGCGGTGGGGATGTCGGGACTGCTGGTGAAATCGACCGTCATCATGAAAGAAAACCTAGAGGCGATGAGGGCAGCGGGGTTGGCGATGCCGGTGGCGCTCGGGGGTGCGGCGCTGACCCGCGACTTCGTCGAGAAGGACTGCCGCGCCGTCTACCCTACCACCACGTACGCCCGCGACGCCTTCGACGGACTGCGCTTCATGCAGGCGATCGAGCGGGGGGAGGATCCAACCGTGGCGGCGCCCCCCAAGGCGGCTGCGCCCAAGCGGGAGACCACCCCCCAAAAGGGGCCGGGGCTATTGGAGCGGCCCGAGCCGGAGGAGAGCACCGGACTCTTCAAATCGCGCATCGCCTTCGACACCCCCCCCCCCACCCCCCCCTTCTGGGGGGCGCGGATCATGGAATCGATCCCGCTCGACAACTTCCGCACGTATCTGAACGAAACGGTGCTGTTCCGCTTTCAGTGGGGGTTTCGCAAGGGCAAGTCGCAGTCGGCCGAGGATTACGTCCAGCAAATCGAGCAGGAGGTCCGCCCCATCCTCAACGACCTGCTGCGCCGGGTGAAGGCCGAGAAAATCCTGGCGCCCCAGGCCGCCTACGGGTTTTGGCCCGCCAACGGCGACGGCGACGACCTGGTGCTCTTCGATCCCGAGGATCCCACCCAAGAGATCGCCCGCTTCGCCCTGCCCCGCCAAACGCGGGAGGATGGGGTCTGTCTGGCCGACTTCGTCCGCCCCCTTTCAAGCGGGGTGCGCGACGTGGTGGGACTCCAGGTGGTGACGGTGGGGCAAAGGGTTTCGGATGTGGCGCGGCAGTGGTTCGAGGCCGACCAATACCAGAACTACCTCTACCTGCACGGGCTGGGGGTCGAGATGACCGAGGCGCTGGCCGAGTTTGTTCATGCCCGCATTCGGGCCGAGCTGGGGTATGCGGCGCAGGACGACCGCGACGTGAAGCGGGTTCTGAAGATGCACTACCGGGGGGCGCGGTATTCGTTTGGCTACCCCGCCTGTCCCGAGACCGGCGATCAAGCCAAGTTGCTGCCGCTGCTGGGGGGCGAAAAACTGGGGCTATCGCTTGGGGAGGGGGATCAACTCCACCCCGAAATGAGCACCTCGGCCATTGTGCTGGTGCATCCG